A window of Methanoregula sp. genomic DNA:
AAAATTCCGTGCATCCGCGATGATGATCCCCGCTTCATCCGGTGTCATTGTTGCATCGATATTGTAATCAACAGTTTCCCGGCGCTCTTTGGCATAGGAGAGAGCCCTGCCATAGGTTTCTTCGATGAATCCCTTCTTGACAAACTCCAGCCCGAACTGGATGATGAGACCTTTGTGTCCCTTCGGGTGAAGATCGCGGC
This region includes:
- a CDS encoding HEPN domain-containing protein, whose product is MPERDLTLAAETLGAAEYLLKGGYYNDAVSRAYYAMFYAARALLASRDLHPKGHKGLIIQFGLEFVKKGFIEETYGRALSYAKERRETVDYNIDATMTPDEAGIIIADARNFLERIERAFDEMGLQK